One window from the genome of Moorena sp. SIOASIH encodes:
- a CDS encoding CHASE2 domain-containing protein: MTNLVTLKIVDGDFEQGFRVILKIGIDPNENNLMAREIDGWLPPAPQINQLCDSWLLSYRAQGRIKIHRKLIAPPEQITNYSVINSAQDLQEAINNWLNSSDRKFQRFRDQVLKALSSHGKIRFIIQTNNIKLWQLPWHLWDVLSDCDIEVNFSTSEFPVSSKPIDQSRNRVRILAILGDDTGINIQKDLALLQQELPNAEIVPLISPQKKQLSQELWDKMWDILFFAGHSFTQRKNCQGRFYINQDESITIEELKYGLTNAIKNGLKLAIFNSCDGLGLAAELVSLPISTTLVMRERVPDEVAQKFLRYFLNAFATKKKSISDSVSETRKRLQEEVEDNYPCASWLPVIFQNPALEPPTWLDLIPNPDPTPPIPQNPKLPRVLLVSLIVTIAVITMRSLGLLQGSELHAFDHLISLRPPEKRDERVLVIAVDEPDIQYQEKMGWSRKGSLSDTALAQLLRKLNRYQPRVIGLDIYHDFEFEPNLATQLKQNPRFIAVCKMKSIDHPGIASPPGMTSQQIGFSDFPRDPDHIIRRQLLGMSYPDNCNTPYSLSLQVALNYLAQEGIPPMKRNSAGDVEIGDVVFRKFAHNAGGYQLKPDHAMGYQILLNYRAKNPKQVNLQDLLKGQLDSELPDLVKNKIVLIGVGKDLKDVHQTPYTKGPWSDKIPGVMLQAQMSSQIISAVLKQRPLLWWLPQWLEVLWIGSWSLVGGLLVWRLHSPSYLGVAVFVGISLLSGVCYGLLLQGGWIPFIPSALALVATSGSIVVYCYSSSSSYSAAPRE, translated from the coding sequence ATGACGAACTTAGTGACATTAAAAATAGTTGATGGTGACTTTGAACAAGGGTTTAGAGTCATCCTAAAAATTGGGATTGATCCCAATGAAAATAATTTAATGGCTAGAGAAATTGATGGTTGGTTACCACCAGCACCTCAGATTAACCAATTGTGTGACAGTTGGCTCTTAAGCTATCGTGCTCAAGGGAGAATCAAAATTCATCGGAAACTGATAGCTCCCCCAGAACAAATAACCAACTATTCAGTTATCAACTCAGCTCAGGATTTACAAGAGGCGATCAATAATTGGCTAAATTCAAGCGATAGAAAGTTTCAACGCTTCCGGGATCAAGTGTTAAAAGCTTTATCGAGCCATGGCAAGATTCGGTTTATTATTCAAACTAATAATATCAAACTTTGGCAACTGCCTTGGCATCTATGGGATGTTTTGTCCGATTGTGATATTGAGGTTAATTTCAGTACTTCAGAATTTCCAGTATCCTCAAAACCAATCGACCAATCTAGAAATAGAGTCAGAATATTGGCAATTCTTGGCGATGACACCGGGATTAATATCCAGAAGGATTTAGCATTACTCCAGCAGGAATTACCGAATGCAGAAATTGTCCCCTTAATCAGTCCCCAAAAAAAACAATTAAGCCAGGAATTATGGGATAAAATGTGGGATATATTGTTTTTTGCTGGTCATAGTTTTACCCAGAGAAAGAATTGCCAAGGACGGTTTTACATCAATCAGGATGAAAGCATCACCATTGAGGAGTTAAAGTATGGTCTAACCAATGCGATTAAGAATGGTTTAAAGTTGGCTATTTTTAATTCCTGTGATGGGTTAGGATTAGCAGCAGAATTGGTTAGTTTACCAATCTCGACAACCCTGGTAATGCGGGAACGGGTGCCAGATGAGGTAGCTCAGAAGTTTTTGAGGTATTTTCTCAACGCATTTGCCACAAAGAAAAAATCCATATCGGATTCAGTGTCGGAAACCCGGAAAAGATTGCAGGAGGAGGTAGAAGATAACTATCCCTGTGCCAGTTGGTTACCAGTGATATTCCAGAATCCTGCTCTGGAACCGCCAACTTGGCTAGACTTGATCCCAAATCCCGACCCTACTCCTCCAATCCCCCAGAATCCTAAACTCCCAAGGGTTTTACTGGTAAGTTTGATTGTCACTATCGCAGTGATCACAATGCGATCGCTTGGGCTGTTACAAGGATCAGAATTACATGCTTTCGACCATCTGATCAGTCTGCGACCACCTGAAAAGCGGGATGAGCGGGTTTTAGTAATTGCGGTGGATGAACCAGATATTCAGTATCAGGAAAAGATGGGTTGGTCGAGGAAAGGGTCATTATCGGATACGGCCCTGGCACAACTGTTGCGAAAACTCAACCGTTATCAACCGCGAGTGATTGGCTTAGATATTTATCATGACTTTGAGTTTGAACCTAACTTAGCGACTCAATTGAAGCAAAATCCCCGTTTCATTGCAGTGTGCAAAATGAAAAGTATTGATCACCCTGGTATCGCTTCACCACCTGGTATGACATCACAACAGATCGGCTTTAGTGATTTCCCTCGTGACCCAGATCATATTATCCGTCGCCAACTTCTAGGGATGAGCTATCCGGATAATTGTAATACTCCTTACTCTCTAAGTTTACAAGTGGCTCTGAATTACCTAGCCCAAGAGGGAATCCCGCCGATGAAGAGAAATTCAGCAGGGGATGTAGAAATCGGTGATGTGGTGTTTCGGAAATTCGCACACAATGCTGGTGGGTATCAGTTAAAGCCAGATCATGCAATGGGATATCAGATACTCCTTAATTATCGTGCCAAGAATCCCAAACAAGTTAATCTCCAAGACTTACTCAAGGGTCAACTCGACTCCGAACTGCCGGATTTAGTCAAAAATAAGATTGTCTTGATTGGGGTTGGTAAAGATTTAAAGGATGTACACCAGACTCCCTATACTAAAGGGCCATGGTCTGACAAAATACCTGGGGTTATGCTTCAAGCTCAGATGAGTAGTCAGATTATTAGTGCTGTTTTGAAGCAACGGCCCTTGCTCTGGTGGTTGCCACAGTGGTTGGAAGTGCTTTGGATTGGTAGTTGGTCTTTGGTGGGAGGCCTATTAGTTTGGCGTTTACATTCCCCATCCTACTTGGGAGTTGCTGTTTTTGTTGGTATCAGCCTCTTATCTGGAGTCTGTTATGGTCTCTTACTCCAAGGGGGATGGATACCCTTTATACCATCAGCGTTGGCCTTAGTGGCAACCAGTGGCTCAATCGTAGTTTATTGTTATTCATCTAGCTCAAGTTATAGCGCTGCGCCCAGGGAATAG
- a CDS encoding DUF1822 family protein translates to MKLQNTKYPKYQLTINQKGDESMKLRLEDLACLHPDQVLIEFSPEEREQAWQQTQAQGYSNQAARWRAYLNCLCLNTFLSYLDTEPNLTKPNLTGANLLETALDKALNKPLDTPLNKPLVWPDLGDLPSFWEVVNGTAVELNQTRLVLIPSEEIKFTALRVPREWVDIPEWASHYYVAMQLNLEECWLQVSGYTTYQQLRDHGNYDIIDETYAVDAVDLIEDLNVMWVTEELTPSPKLTVKPMARLSSDEATTLIKQLSQETPYSPRLDIPFAKWQALVSNSKWRKELYQQRSLVYSRKPSINLLSWLDNFLEAAWQTVEEIRAGNGEPTLRLAYRSQQTGLKDSLNGNSSASSPFSENIPEAVTAIIKLLKTNSSKQTNLPAIELLGEIAHGSLDAIALLADMINTTEDHDLRRQAAVSLGKLDPNHPQAGIRRVKIIDLEMQLNGSQVAFMVTLIPEADGGINVHLRVYPTNGKYLKTNLQLLVLDQQGEIFLSAQSRSADNWIQLEFNGERGDRFMVKLVLGDASFSKEFVL, encoded by the coding sequence GTGAAACTTCAAAACACCAAATATCCCAAATACCAATTAACGATTAACCAAAAAGGAGATGAGTCAATGAAATTACGTTTAGAGGATTTAGCTTGCCTACACCCAGACCAAGTGTTGATAGAATTCTCCCCAGAAGAACGAGAACAAGCATGGCAACAAACCCAAGCTCAAGGTTATTCTAACCAAGCTGCTCGTTGGCGAGCGTATCTGAATTGTCTCTGTCTAAATACGTTTTTAAGCTATCTGGACACAGAACCAAATTTAACAAAACCAAATTTAACAGGAGCAAATTTACTAGAAACAGCACTAGACAAAGCACTAAACAAACCACTAGATACACCACTAAACAAACCATTAGTATGGCCAGATTTGGGGGATTTACCAAGTTTCTGGGAGGTAGTGAATGGTACAGCTGTTGAGCTAAACCAGACGCGATTGGTATTAATTCCTAGTGAAGAAATCAAGTTTACAGCGTTGCGAGTACCGCGAGAGTGGGTTGATATTCCTGAGTGGGCTAGTCATTATTATGTGGCGATGCAACTGAATTTAGAAGAATGCTGGTTACAGGTGTCGGGATACACAACTTATCAACAGTTACGTGATCATGGTAACTATGACATCATCGATGAAACCTACGCTGTGGATGCAGTAGATTTAATTGAAGATTTGAATGTGATGTGGGTAACGGAGGAACTTACTCCCAGTCCCAAACTGACAGTAAAGCCCATGGCAAGATTATCCTCTGATGAAGCAACAACCTTAATCAAGCAATTGAGCCAGGAAACTCCTTACTCTCCGAGGCTAGATATTCCTTTTGCTAAGTGGCAGGCACTGGTATCAAATTCTAAATGGCGCAAGGAATTATATCAACAACGTTCCCTAGTTTACTCTCGTAAGCCATCTATAAACTTACTCTCATGGCTGGATAATTTCCTGGAGGCTGCTTGGCAAACTGTTGAGGAAATTCGAGCAGGTAATGGTGAACCTACTCTAAGATTAGCTTACCGGTCTCAACAGACTGGTTTGAAGGATAGTTTGAATGGTAATTCTTCAGCATCTTCCCCCTTTTCCGAAAATATCCCTGAAGCTGTGACCGCAATTATTAAACTATTAAAGACCAATAGCAGTAAACAAACTAACTTACCCGCTATAGAATTATTGGGTGAAATTGCTCATGGTAGCTTAGACGCGATCGCATTACTGGCTGACATGATCAATACTACTGAAGATCATGACTTACGTCGCCAAGCCGCTGTCAGTTTAGGAAAACTTGACCCAAATCATCCCCAAGCTGGGATTAGGCGAGTGAAGATAATTGATTTAGAAATGCAACTGAATGGGAGCCAAGTAGCATTTATGGTTACTCTCATACCTGAAGCAGATGGAGGAATTAATGTTCACTTACGGGTGTATCCTACTAATGGTAAATATCTAAAAACTAATCTCCAATTGCTCGTACTTGATCAGCAGGGAGAAATTTTCTTGTCGGCTCAGTCGAGAAGTGCTGATAATTGGATCCAATTAGAGTTTAATGGCGAAAGGGGGGATAGGTTTATGGTAAAACTGGTACTGGGAGATGCCAGCTTTTCCAAAGAGTTTGTCTTGTAA
- a CDS encoding transposase: MYKTVPLRANFTDEEQAFWVFQCMQANSLWNCAIYYSKQKHYTWLERQPEAFSTYWQGDLLRYGWKTYKCSIRYAELCKELKNHPHYKAMAAQSAQQTLKTVAESITSYNQLVSLYYKGNVDRPKLLRYRKKGGLAAVTFPRQALTYKNGLFYPSISKETKPELLTEIALEPPDFIDPDWVKEVTIRPYLGQLWIDWVIDDGKEPISDNQNLDYSQAWSFDHGGDNWLTGVSTHGKSLIIDGRKLKSMNQGYCRLVAKYKEGKPDFYWDSNLDSPKATLRERVQRKRNNQMRDVINKAARFIINRCLNDSAKPTLRERIGNLIIGWNEGQKSRSNMGKRGNQNFVVIPTKRLIERLKQLCPEYGIKLTITEEAYTSKASYLDDDPLPKYGEKPNGWKPSGCRVRRGLYKASFGDLINADCNGAANIARKVARQLSLDLTKLGRGALTLPHRYDILNSLKKSYRKRCEEVRFQPAS; this comes from the coding sequence ATGTACAAGACAGTTCCGCTAAGAGCTAATTTTACGGATGAGGAGCAAGCTTTTTGGGTGTTCCAATGTATGCAGGCCAATAGCTTGTGGAATTGTGCTATCTATTATTCTAAACAAAAGCATTATACTTGGTTGGAGCGACAACCGGAAGCCTTCTCAACTTACTGGCAAGGAGATCTTCTTCGGTACGGCTGGAAAACCTATAAGTGCAGTATTAGATATGCAGAACTTTGCAAAGAATTAAAAAATCACCCTCACTACAAGGCTATGGCTGCTCAGTCAGCTCAACAAACCCTCAAGACTGTTGCAGAATCGATTACTAGTTACAATCAACTGGTAAGCCTTTATTACAAGGGGAATGTTGATAGACCAAAACTACTTAGGTACCGAAAAAAAGGTGGTTTAGCTGCTGTCACTTTTCCCAGACAAGCTTTAACTTATAAAAACGGCTTATTTTACCCGTCTATCAGCAAAGAGACCAAGCCTGAATTGCTCACAGAGATAGCCTTAGAGCCGCCGGATTTTATTGACCCAGATTGGGTAAAAGAGGTGACTATTCGTCCGTACCTTGGGCAATTATGGATTGATTGGGTAATTGATGACGGGAAAGAACCAATATCTGACAACCAAAACCTTGACTATTCCCAGGCTTGGAGTTTTGACCACGGTGGTGACAACTGGCTGACCGGCGTTTCAACCCACGGGAAAAGCTTGATTATTGATGGTCGCAAGCTCAAGTCAATGAATCAGGGGTACTGCCGCTTAGTTGCAAAGTACAAAGAAGGTAAACCTGATTTTTACTGGGATTCCAATCTTGATTCGCCGAAGGCGACGCTACGCGAACGCGTCCAACGGAAACGCAACAACCAAATGCGAGACGTGATCAACAAAGCTGCCCGTTTCATTATCAATCGGTGCCTGAATGATTCGGCAAAGCCGACGCTACGCGAACGGATTGGAAATCTAATTATTGGGTGGAACGAAGGACAAAAAAGTCGTTCCAATATGGGGAAACGAGGTAACCAGAACTTTGTTGTCATTCCCACCAAAAGACTAATCGAACGTCTGAAACAACTTTGTCCTGAATATGGAATCAAATTAACAATTACTGAGGAAGCATACACCAGTAAAGCGTCTTACCTTGACGATGATCCATTACCAAAATATGGTGAAAAACCCAACGGATGGAAACCGTCAGGATGTCGGGTGAGGCGAGGTTTGTACAAAGCTTCTTTTGGGGACCTGATCAATGCCGACTGCAATGGGGCAGCCAACATTGCCAGGAAAGTAGCCAGACAGCTAAGTCTTGACTTAACCAAGCTGGGTAGGGGAGCCTTGACACTCCCACACCGGTATGATATTTTAAACTCTCTGAAAAAATCATACCGGAAAAGATGTGAAGAGGTGCGGTTTCAACCCGCCTCGTAA
- a CDS encoding gamma-glutamyltransferase family protein: protein MLKGNLTHYPYPSRRGVVMGNRFAVATSQSLATLAGMEMFWAGGNAVDAAIATAIALTVVEPTCNGIGSDAFALVWDGSLHGINGSGKSPQHLTLEHFAGMSQIPAIGWLSVTVPGAVSAWRSLWQRWGKLPFEQLFAPAIRYAEAGFPVSPVTARAWKQAEALYLPLIEPEFEPFKQVFFPNQRAPVAGEVWGSNDHAKTLKAIANSGGESFYQGEIADAIANFAANTGGVLTKVDLATHQAEWVDPISSNYRDLTVWEIPPNTQGMAALMALNIIEGFDLSHYPRESAQSYHLQIEAMKLAFADVHRHITDPRFMEVPIEKLLDHGYATERRKLIGEEAIALAKPGLPKGGTVYLAAADGELMVSFIQSNFEGFGSGIVIPGTGIALQNRANGFTLESGHPNQVAPGKRSYHTIIPGFLTQNGQPLGPFGVMGGPMQPQGHVQVVVNLADYRMNPQAALDAPRWRFVDGSQVLLEQSVPRHIALELAEMGHDIQVMADSINFGKGQVIWRQSGVLVAASEPRGDGLALAG, encoded by the coding sequence ATGCTCAAGGGTAACTTAACCCATTATCCCTACCCATCAAGACGAGGGGTAGTCATGGGTAATCGATTTGCCGTAGCCACCAGCCAATCCCTAGCCACCCTAGCTGGTATGGAAATGTTTTGGGCTGGAGGCAATGCTGTAGATGCTGCTATAGCCACAGCGATCGCATTGACAGTGGTTGAGCCTACCTGCAATGGTATCGGTTCTGATGCCTTTGCTTTAGTATGGGATGGGTCACTCCATGGTATCAATGGCTCTGGCAAAAGCCCTCAACACCTGACCCTTGAGCATTTTGCTGGCATGAGTCAAATTCCTGCTATCGGCTGGTTATCGGTAACAGTGCCAGGAGCGGTATCAGCATGGCGTAGTTTATGGCAACGGTGGGGAAAGCTACCTTTTGAGCAACTGTTTGCCCCAGCGATTCGATACGCCGAAGCCGGATTTCCGGTCTCCCCAGTCACAGCAAGAGCTTGGAAACAAGCGGAAGCTCTGTACCTCCCCTTGATTGAACCAGAGTTTGAACCATTTAAACAGGTATTTTTCCCTAACCAGCGCGCACCAGTAGCTGGGGAGGTATGGGGGAGTAACGATCATGCTAAGACCTTGAAAGCGATCGCAAACAGTGGTGGTGAGAGCTTTTATCAAGGGGAAATTGCTGATGCGATCGCAAACTTTGCGGCTAATACTGGTGGCGTGCTGACCAAAGTTGACCTAGCTACTCACCAAGCTGAGTGGGTAGACCCGATTTCAAGTAACTATCGTGACCTGACCGTATGGGAAATTCCCCCCAACACCCAAGGGATGGCGGCGTTAATGGCATTGAATATAATCGAAGGTTTTGACTTGAGCCACTATCCCCGTGAATCAGCGCAAAGCTACCATCTACAAATCGAAGCCATGAAGCTAGCGTTTGCTGATGTTCACCGCCATATCACTGACCCTCGGTTTATGGAAGTCCCAATCGAAAAGCTATTAGACCATGGGTATGCAACAGAACGCCGGAAGTTAATTGGGGAAGAAGCGATCGCGTTAGCAAAACCCGGTTTACCCAAAGGTGGGACAGTTTATCTAGCAGCAGCAGATGGGGAACTAATGGTATCCTTTATCCAATCCAACTTTGAAGGCTTTGGGAGCGGGATTGTTATTCCTGGCACTGGGATTGCCTTGCAAAATCGAGCCAATGGGTTTACCCTAGAATCCGGTCATCCTAATCAAGTTGCACCAGGTAAGCGGTCATATCATACCATTATTCCCGGTTTTCTGACTCAAAATGGTCAACCTCTAGGGCCATTTGGAGTTATGGGAGGCCCCATGCAGCCTCAGGGACATGTACAGGTAGTGGTTAATCTGGCAGATTACCGGATGAATCCTCAAGCTGCTCTAGATGCTCCCAGATGGCGATTTGTGGATGGGTCACAAGTCCTGTTGGAACAGAGTGTACCCCGTCATATTGCTCTGGAGCTAGCTGAGATGGGTCATGACATTCAGGTTATGGCAGATAGCATAAATTTTGGTAAAGGTCAAGTAATCTGGCGTCAGTCAGGGGTTTTGGTAGCCGCATCTGAACCCCGTGGTGATGGATTAGCGTTAGCAGGGTGA
- a CDS encoding WD40 repeat domain-containing protein: MKIQQMFSKRLIPLLAISSTTVILTMATGIVYPVTIGRSYSQQPLLAQSWQEAQLTQVISGHRSDVNSLTISPDSQTLISSSKDKTIKFWNLRDARLQRTIKGFTRTPSALVISADGKRLAAATERQINIWNLETGAPPRTLKGHTGIVRSIAISPDGKILVSGSPDKTVMVWDVLTGKSLGTITDHSDWVTAVAISPDGKHLVSASGGSDRSIKIWDLSTLELRQTISKQPGQISDIAISEDSNILVASVDKTVKLWDINSGEELAILESHSAPILSIAISADGKTIASAGSDKTIKLWDVDSRQLLRTLSGHDGWVWSVAISPDGNTIVSGGEDGTIRIWSLVLNPISLEQGIGNLEFRI; the protein is encoded by the coding sequence ATGAAAATCCAACAGATGTTTAGTAAAAGATTAATCCCGCTGTTGGCTATATCTAGCACTACGGTTATCTTAACTATGGCTACAGGGATAGTCTATCCGGTAACCATAGGACGCTCTTATTCTCAACAACCATTGCTAGCCCAGTCTTGGCAAGAGGCTCAGCTGACTCAAGTAATTTCAGGTCATCGGTCAGATGTTAATTCTCTCACCATTAGTCCAGATAGCCAAACTCTAATTAGTAGCAGTAAAGACAAAACCATCAAGTTTTGGAATCTCAGGGATGCTAGGCTACAGAGGACGATCAAAGGGTTTACCAGAACCCCCAGTGCTCTAGTAATCAGTGCTGATGGTAAACGTCTCGCTGCCGCAACAGAAAGACAAATTAATATCTGGAATCTAGAAACTGGAGCACCACCTCGTACCTTGAAAGGACATACGGGTATAGTCAGATCAATAGCAATTAGTCCCGATGGCAAAATCCTAGTGAGTGGCTCTCCTGACAAGACCGTTATGGTGTGGGATGTCCTCACTGGCAAAAGTTTAGGCACCATTACCGATCATTCCGACTGGGTTACTGCTGTTGCCATTAGTCCCGATGGAAAACATTTGGTTAGTGCCAGTGGCGGGTCAGATCGTTCTATCAAGATTTGGGATTTGTCCACCCTAGAATTGCGGCAAACTATATCAAAACAACCTGGTCAGATTTCTGATATTGCCATTAGTGAAGATAGCAATATCCTAGTTGCTAGTGTTGATAAAACCGTCAAGTTGTGGGATATTAACAGTGGCGAAGAATTAGCTATTCTCGAAAGTCACTCCGCACCAATTCTATCCATTGCGATTAGTGCCGATGGCAAAACTATCGCTAGTGCTGGCAGTGATAAAACTATCAAGCTGTGGGATGTAGACAGTAGACAATTGCTGCGCACTCTCTCTGGACATGATGGCTGGGTTTGGTCAGTTGCTATTAGCCCAGATGGGAACACTATCGTTAGTGGTGGGGAGGATGGTACGATTAGAATTTGGTCGTTAGTCCTGAATCCGATTAGTCTTGAACAGGGAATCGGGAATTTAGAATTTAGAATTTAG
- a CDS encoding helix-turn-helix domain-containing protein, which yields MMISTAQAANLLGVSATRVRYLLGKGRVKGAYKVGRTWVIPLFDGMPVVTPGTRGPKRNWSKRTNYTPAVIHVNQKVIRQNLKTGERNPVITVKRGSKNTYGHTVEVNGPCRVMYRPDNPLHCGARVWIETISDFKVI from the coding sequence ATGATGATTTCCACTGCACAAGCCGCCAATTTACTAGGTGTTTCCGCCACTCGCGTCCGTTACCTTCTGGGCAAAGGCAGAGTCAAAGGAGCCTATAAAGTGGGTAGAACTTGGGTGATTCCTCTGTTTGATGGCATGCCAGTGGTCACTCCCGGCACTCGCGGACCAAAGCGGAACTGGTCAAAGCGTACAAATTACACTCCTGCGGTGATTCACGTTAACCAGAAAGTGATTCGCCAAAATCTCAAGACCGGAGAGCGCAACCCTGTGATTACCGTAAAACGAGGGTCTAAAAACACTTATGGTCATACCGTGGAAGTCAATGGACCATGTAGAGTAATGTATCGTCCTGATAATCCCCTACATTGTGGAGCAAGGGTATGGATTGAGACTATCTCTGATTTTAAAGTGATCTGA
- a CDS encoding aminotransferase class I/II-fold pyridoxal phosphate-dependent enzyme, whose amino-acid sequence MNNRPPSQEKTPLLDALRASAQKPHAAFYAPGHKQGKGIPEPLADLLGKSVFRADLPELPELDNLFAPEGVIQEAQDLAAAAFGASKTWFLVNGSTCGVMAAIVATCYTGEKILLPRNIHQSAIAGLVLCGAIPIFINPEYDPSTDLVYSITPTAVNQALTEHPDTKAVMMVYPTYQGICGDIKAIAKIVHQHNIPLLVDEAHGPHFAFHPDLPLDALSAGADLTVQSTHKVLGAMTQASMLHIQGNRIDAQRLSKALQLVQSTSPSYLLLASLDAARQQMALHGERLMSRTLQLAQDARSKISQIPGLSVLELIKPLRFQALDPTRLTVRVTQLGLSGFEADEILHQQLGVTAELPTLHHLTFIISLGNTQTDIQQLVQAFTKVAQNHDNSSTKQPAFCNLHPATCNLQPLLSPREAFFAATETLPVTETINRISAELICPYPPGIPALMPGEQIKSTTIEYLQKILTLGGQITGCSDPSLQTINVIID is encoded by the coding sequence GTGAATAATCGACCACCTTCTCAGGAAAAGACACCTTTATTAGACGCTCTGCGGGCATCAGCCCAGAAGCCCCATGCAGCCTTTTATGCACCAGGGCACAAACAAGGCAAGGGAATACCAGAGCCATTAGCGGATTTGCTAGGAAAATCAGTATTTAGGGCTGATTTGCCAGAATTACCCGAGTTAGATAATTTGTTTGCTCCAGAAGGGGTAATCCAAGAAGCCCAAGACCTAGCAGCAGCCGCCTTTGGTGCAAGCAAAACTTGGTTCCTAGTCAACGGTTCTACTTGTGGGGTGATGGCTGCTATAGTAGCCACCTGCTATACCGGGGAGAAAATCCTATTACCGCGTAATATCCACCAATCCGCGATCGCAGGATTAGTCTTGTGTGGTGCTATCCCCATCTTTATTAACCCCGAATACGACCCATCAACTGACTTGGTTTATAGCATAACCCCAACTGCAGTAAACCAAGCCCTGACTGAACATCCGGACACCAAAGCGGTGATGATGGTCTATCCAACCTATCAAGGAATCTGTGGTGACATAAAAGCGATCGCAAAAATAGTTCACCAACATAATATTCCCCTACTGGTGGATGAAGCCCATGGACCTCACTTTGCCTTCCATCCCGATTTACCCCTGGATGCCCTATCAGCTGGAGCCGATTTAACCGTACAATCAACTCATAAAGTACTCGGTGCCATGACACAGGCATCGATGTTGCACATTCAGGGCAATCGAATTGATGCTCAGCGCTTGAGTAAAGCATTACAGCTAGTTCAATCCACCAGTCCCAGTTATTTACTACTCGCTTCCCTAGATGCCGCACGACAACAAATGGCACTCCATGGAGAACGACTGATGAGTCGTACCTTGCAGCTAGCCCAGGATGCCAGAAGTAAAATCAGCCAAATTCCTGGATTATCAGTTTTAGAACTGATAAAACCCCTAAGATTCCAAGCCCTAGACCCAACTCGCTTAACCGTAAGAGTGACCCAATTAGGATTAAGCGGATTTGAAGCCGATGAAATTCTTCATCAACAGCTCGGTGTCACAGCGGAGTTACCCACACTTCACCACTTAACCTTTATCATTAGCCTAGGCAATACCCAAACCGATATTCAGCAACTTGTACAAGCTTTCACCAAAGTTGCCCAAAATCATGACAATTCCTCCACTAAGCAACCTGCCTTCTGTAACCTGCACCCTGCAACCTGTAACCTGCAACCCTTACTCTCCCCCCGTGAAGCCTTCTTTGCTGCCACCGAAACCCTACCGGTAACCGAAACCATCAACCGGATCAGTGCCGAATTAATCTGTCCCTATCCACCAGGAATACCAGCCCTAATGCCAGGAGAACAAATCAAATCAACTACTATTGAATACCTCCAAAAAATTCTAACCTTAGGTGGTCAAATTACCGGTTGTAGCGACCCCAGCCTCCAAACCATAAACGTGATTATTGACTAA
- the cbiT gene encoding precorrin-6Y C5,15-methyltransferase subunit CbiT, with translation MSSPIWPYITPGIPDHLFERLPGIPLSKREVRLLIISALRLGSQDRLWDIGAGTGTIPVEIGLLCPKSEIIAVERDEEVANLIRHNCDRFNVTNVEVIEGNAPECLKDLPLKPHRVCLEGGRPIKTLLKEVWPYLQSPGRIVATTNNLEGLYAISEGLAELQARNIEVVQSAVNRLETRGNYQTFAAVNPIFILSGEKLE, from the coding sequence ATGTCATCCCCAATTTGGCCGTACATTACTCCTGGAATCCCAGATCACCTCTTTGAACGCCTACCCGGTATTCCCTTAAGTAAGCGAGAAGTCAGGCTGCTGATCATTTCTGCTCTACGACTAGGAAGCCAAGACCGGTTGTGGGACATCGGTGCTGGAACCGGTACCATTCCTGTAGAAATTGGACTACTGTGTCCCAAAAGTGAGATTATTGCCGTTGAACGGGATGAAGAAGTAGCCAACCTGATTCGACACAATTGCGATCGCTTTAATGTCACCAACGTAGAAGTCATCGAAGGTAACGCCCCAGAATGTCTCAAAGATCTACCATTGAAACCCCACCGAGTTTGCCTTGAAGGAGGACGACCAATCAAAACTCTACTCAAAGAAGTCTGGCCCTACCTACAATCTCCAGGGAGGATAGTAGCAACCACTAACAATCTAGAAGGACTCTATGCCATCTCAGAAGGCTTAGCAGAGTTACAGGCTCGCAATATCGAAGTCGTTCAGTCAGCCGTCAATCGCCTAGAGACACGGGGTAATTATCAAACATTTGCAGCAGTTAACCCCATTTTTATTCTTAGTGGAGAGAAGTTAGAGTAA